CAGCTTCGCGCTGCGAAAGCCCGCCGCCTCGACCATCTTCCCGAGGACGTCGAGATAGGTGTGCATGAGCACGCCGACCGTGATGTGGAGGGAGAAACGGTCCTCGGTGTGCGCTTCGTGGACGAAGCCGCGCGGGACGTAGAGCAGCTCTCCGGCTTCGAGCGTCGTCTCGATCGCGGGGGCAGCGACGCGCGCGCGGTCGATGTTCGTACCGACGGAGTGGGCCGGCGTCGGGGTCTCGTCGACGCGCTGATAGACGCGCCATTCCTTCGCGCCGCCGAGCTGGAGGATGATGACGTCGTGGGTGTCGTAGTGCAGATCGAACGCGCGTGAGCCCGCGGGCGTGAGGTAGACGTTCGGTCGCGGCCGCGCCCCGAGCTCGGCGAGCAACGCGTGGGTCATGCGGCGCACCGCGGGGTGATGGCAGGCGATGTCGTTGACGTTCACCGTGTAGCCGTCCCGATACCCGGCGTAGATTCGATCGAGGTCGAGGGGGACGTTGGCCTCGAATTCGATGCTCGGCGGATCGCCGTCCTCCTTCGCGAGACGAAGCTTGAACGGCGCGGGAGAGCCGAAGTTCGACAAGAACGGATCGAGATCGTCGACGGAGAAGAGCTCGTGGAAGTATCGGCGATCTCCCCGTTTCACGAGCAAAGGCTTCTTGTCCCAGTGCTCCGCGAAGAAGACACCGAGCGGCACGGGGTGGACCAGCCGCTGGAGGTCGAACACGGCCTCAGACCGCGATGCGCTCGAGGGGCGCCTCGGACAGGACGCCGACGCCGCTCGCTTGGAGGCGCGCGCGGATGTGCTCGATGAGGCCCTTGAAGACGGTGCAGCGCGGCGTGCCGTCGGGGTTCTTCTCCCAGAAGTCTTGGGTGAACTCGGCGGCGGGCTCTCCCGTGCAGCTCTTGCCCAGATTGGGACACGCGCTGCACGTCCTCGTCACGCGGGCCTCCGTCTCGACCATCACGCGTTCGTGCGCGGGGCTGGAGAGAAGGGCGGAGAGCGGCTGCCGGAAGACGTTGCCGTAACACGCCGTCTCGCTCGGGAAGTCGCTGTAGGGGTAGACCCCGCCGTCCTTGTCGATGATGAGGAGGCCCTCGAACGTTCGCTTGTCGACGCGGCCGATGTCCTCGCCTTCGAGCGACACCATCACGTCGCGCACGACGGACATGATGGGATGAATCTGCGGGCCGCGCGGGTTGTCGAGGAAGAGATCGGCGAGCGTCTTGAACGCGTGCAACGTGTCCTGTGGGCCGATCTCGAACCACTGGTTCGAGCCGAAGTCACCTTGGTGCAAAGGAAGCAGCCGGAAGCTCATCGAGCGCTCGGCGTAGAAGTCGTAGATCCGACGAACGCGGCGGCGGTTGCCCTTCGTGAGCACCGTGATGCCGGCGACGTCGATGTTCCGCTCGAGGAGGAGGTCGAGGTTCTTGATCGCGACGTGCTCTTTGCATTCGCCCGCCGCGTTCACGCGCAGGCTGCCGAAGATGTCGAGCGACACGCCGGTCCCGTGGAAGCCGTCGCGGATCAGCGCGATGCGCTCCTCGTCGAGGACGGTGAGGTTCGTCTGGGTGACGTGGAAGATCTGGGTGCTCTGGCCGGCGAAGGCGTTCCTCGCGAGCTCGAAGGCCTTCCAGTAGTAGTCGGGCGGCAGCAGCAGCGGCTCGCCGCCGTGCCAGACCACCCGGAGGACGTCGACGTCGTTCTCGCGGCAGAAGAGAGCGAGGTGCTCGAACATGATCGCAAGGTCGTCGCCGCCGATTCGCGTCTTGTCCTTGAGCAACGGCAGCTCGTAGCAATACGAGCAACGCAGATTGCAGAAGGTCGACGGAACGACCACGACGCATAGATGACGACCCAATCGAGCACCTCCTCTTCGAACGTTCCGACTCAGCGGCCCTTGATCTTGATGTTGGCGTCCGCCGGCATGCCGTCCTTCGGGAAGATGGGCGACGCCTCGCGAACGAACATGGACTGATTGCCGCCAGGACCAACGACCGCGCCCTTCAGCGCCGGGACGTTGACCTTCCGCACCGCGTTCGCAGCCACCGGACCCGCGCCTCCAGCGACCGCGTCGAGGTCCCCATCCTGGAGCTCCCCCTCGAAGAGGCCGCGCAAGGTGCCGATCAGGTCACCCTCCGCCACGGGCTTGCCCACGAGGGCCTCGGCGGCGGCGCGGAGCTCCTCGGCCGTCACCTCGTAACCCTTCGATGCCGCCTCTGCGATCCACGCCGTCGCGCTGGCCGCGCCGGCGAGCAGCTTCTCCTTGAGGCTCGCGTCGTTGTTGATGTCCGCGAGGAACTTGTCAGCGTTTTCCTTCGACATGTCGTCGTTCTCCTTGTGTTCGAGATGATTGACCGTTGCTACAGCAGCTCACTCGTAGAAGGGCATCCACAGCGCGTGACCGTACGGGGTGAGCGCGGGAGATTTTTCGAGGCCGTGTCGGAGCTCGTCGGTTTCCTTCTTCATCGCGGAGAGATTTCGCTCCGCCCACCCGTCGCGATCGAGGTCCTTCTCGAGACACTTCTCGTAGAAGACGCAGATATTCGCCCATGCGTGGAACGCCAAGAGGATCTTGTCGATG
This genomic stretch from Labilithrix sp. harbors:
- a CDS encoding radical SAM protein, whose protein sequence is MGRHLCVVVVPSTFCNLRCSYCYELPLLKDKTRIGGDDLAIMFEHLALFCRENDVDVLRVVWHGGEPLLLPPDYYWKAFELARNAFAGQSTQIFHVTQTNLTVLDEERIALIRDGFHGTGVSLDIFGSLRVNAAGECKEHVAIKNLDLLLERNIDVAGITVLTKGNRRRVRRIYDFYAERSMSFRLLPLHQGDFGSNQWFEIGPQDTLHAFKTLADLFLDNPRGPQIHPIMSVVRDVMVSLEGEDIGRVDKRTFEGLLIIDKDGGVYPYSDFPSETACYGNVFRQPLSALLSSPAHERVMVETEARVTRTCSACPNLGKSCTGEPAAEFTQDFWEKNPDGTPRCTVFKGLIEHIRARLQASGVGVLSEAPLERIAV
- a CDS encoding Nif11-like leader peptide family natural product precursor gives rise to the protein MSKENADKFLADINNDASLKEKLLAGAASATAWIAEAASKGYEVTAEELRAAAEALVGKPVAEGDLIGTLRGLFEGELQDGDLDAVAGGAGPVAANAVRKVNVPALKGAVVGPGGNQSMFVREASPIFPKDGMPADANIKIKGR